The genomic stretch CGCTCTTTTACTCACCGTTTTCTGCGGCGCGGTCTTCTGTGCTGCTGCGATGAATGAGATGGCCGCTCTGCGGGGAGCGCTCTTCTTAACTGCTTTTCGAGAAGTCTTTCTCCCTGCCGCTTTTTTCGGAGCAGCCGGCGCTTTCTTTTTGGTCGTCGCCTTGGGTTGTGCCTTCTTTGTCTTCGTCGTCGCTTTTTTAGGAGCGGATTTTGCGGAGGTCTTTTTTGACGGGGCCTTCTTGGCAGCGGGCTTTTTGGCTGCAGTGCGTTTGGCCGCCGGCTTTTTCCCGGTCGCTGCTTTTTTGGGCGCTGTCTTCTTCGACGACGCAGGCTTCTTCACTGCTGTTTTCTTTGCTGCTGATTTCCTGACTGCCGGCTTCTTTGCAGCCGGCTTCTTTTGGGCCATAACCATCCTCCTCGCAAAATTTTATGTGCGCATTGTATCAGCACCGGAGCCCAAAAGTAAACAGATTAATGTGCCATTTCAACATCTTGCCTTATTCGATCCCCGCGCCCGGTCAGGGGGCTCCCCTGACCGTGGTATAATCAGGCGAGATGCATGAGCATGCTGTTTCCCGCTCTCGTAATAACGGTTATGAATTAAGGTGGAGGTACTATAGTGGACCGCAGGCAGTTCCTTAAGGCAGCAGGAGTGGCCGGCCTCAGCCTCGCTCTTCCCCCTGGCCTCGCTCCCCTTGTCGGGGACGCCGCTGCAGCGGAAAGGGTGGACCTTGCTGTTGCGAGCGGCGCCTCTCCCGCGAAGATGGTCGCCGCCGCTCTCGAGGCGATGGGCGGGATCAAGCGGTTCGTTTCGCGGGGGGATGTCGTTGTCGTGAAGCCCAACATGGGCTTCGACAGGACCCCTGAATTCGCCGCCACGACCAACCCCGAGGTCGTCGCTGCCGTAGTGAAGCTCTGCTTCGAGGCAGGAGCGAAGAAGGTGAAGATCTTCGACCGCTCGGTGAACGACCCCAGGCGGTGTTATGTCCAGAGCGGTATTGCCGATGCCGCCGGCGCCCTGGGCGCCGATCTTCGCTACATGGACGACCGGAAGTTCAGGGATTTCTCGATAAAAGGGGAGGCGCTGAAAGAGTGGCCCCTCTATACCGAGCTCTTCGAGGCGGACAAGATAATCAATATCCCCATCGCAAAGCACCACAGCCGGGCAAAGCTGACGATGGCGATGAAGAACTGGATGGGGGTGATGGGCGGCTCCCGGAGCATGATCCACCAGAAGCTCGAAGAGAGCCTCGCCGATCTCGCCCTGGTGATCAAGCCGACCTTGACCGTTCTCGACGCGGTGCGCGTGCTCACCGCGAACGGCCCCCAGGGCGGCAGCCTCGCCGATGTGAAGAGGCTCGATACGGTGATCGCCGGCATCGACCAGGTCGCGGTCGATGCGTATGGCGCGACGCTCTTCGGCATGAAGGGCAGCGATCTCGGGTATGTGAAGATCGCTGACAAGCGCGGGCTCGGGTCAATGGATCTGACGAGGATGAAAATAAGAAAGATTGCTGTTTAGCGTTTTTTATAGAATCGGCAGGCTTTCGTGGGCATGAAGACCTTTCGCCGCGTCTCCCAGGGGCTTTTCCTTCTCCTCTTTCTCTTCCTCTTCATCCAGACCGAGGCGAAGGGCAGGGATGAGCTCGGGTATCCGGTGCGCCTCTTCCTCGATTTCGATCCCCTTATCTTCATCACCACCCTCCTCTCGGCCCATACGGTCGCCAGGGCGTTCTATTGGTCGCTCATCGTGATCGCCATCACGCTGCTTCTGGGCAGAGTCTTCTGCGGGTGGGTCTGTCCGCTCGGGACGCTCAACAACATGGTCGGCGCGCTCGGGAGGCGGCGCGGGCATGCGGTCGGCCGGGAGTGGCACAGGGTCAAATATTTAATTCTCACCTTCCTGCTCGTTTCGTCGCTCTTCACGCTCCAACTGGTGGGCATCATGGACCCCCTCTCGCTGCTCATCAGGTCGCTCTCGCTCGGCATCTATCCTGCCTTCAATGCCACAGCGCATGCTGCTTTTGACGCGATCTACCGTACGGATATCCGCGGTCTCGTCGGGGTATCCGAGGCGATCTATACCGGATTGAAGGAGACCGTGCTCGCCTTCCAGCAGCCGCTTTACAACCAGGCCGCGTTGATAGGAGGGCTCTTCCTGCTCGTGCTGGGACTGAACCTCGTCGAGAAGCGGTTCTGGTGCCGCTATCTCTGCCCGCTCGGCGCGCTGCTCGGTATCCTCTCCCGGTTCTCTCTCCTCAAGCGTTCGGTCAGCGAGGGCTGCAGCTCGTGCGGCGCGTGCGCAGCGGTCTGCCAGGGCGGCGCCGCGCCCGATAAAGGGAGTGAATGGAAGGACGCCGAGTGCTGCTACTGCCTGAACTGCGACGATGTCTGCCCGAAGAATGCCGTCAGCTTCGGGTTCCGCGGAAAAAAGGCTGCGGCAGGGATGGACCTGGGGAGGCGAAGGGTCGTCGGTGCAATGGCCGCGGGGGTTGTCGCTGTCCCGCTGCTGAGGGTGAGTCCTCTCGGCAGGCCGGGAGGGTCCGATCCCCGTCTCATCAGGCCTCCGGGGGCAGTTGACGAGAAGGAGTTTCTCAAGCGGTGCGTCAAGTGCGGCGAGTGCATGAAGGTCTGCATCACCAACGGCCTCCAGCCGACCCTGCTCGAAGCCGGCCTCGAAGGGATATGGTCGCCGGTGCTCGTCCCGGCCATCGGCTACTGCGAATACCGCTGTACGCTCTGCGGCCAGGTCTGCCCTACGGGAGCGATCAGGCAGCTCGACCAGAAAGAAAAGGCCAAGGTGAGCATCGGCACCGCGATGATCGACAAGGGACGCTGCCTGCCCTATGCCCATGGAAAACCCTGCATCGTCTGCGAGGAGGTCTGTCCCACCCCGAAGAAGGCGATCTGGCTGGAGGAGGTGGCGGTGAAAGATCGCGAGGGCAGAACGGCTGCGGTGGAGCAGCCGCGCATCGACCTCGACCTCTGCATCGGCTGCGGCATCTGCGAAGCGAAGTGCCCGGTCCTCGGCAAGCCGGCGATCTATGTCACGAGCATCGGCGAGTCGCGGTCAAGAGAGAACCGGCTGCTGATGGGGTCGGGACCGTACGGCAGCTAAGCTCCTTCCTCTGCCCTCTCCCCGTTCATTTTACGAACGCTACCTCAAAGGCGAGGACGCCGTGGGGCGGGATATCGTGGAGGCCGACCCCATGCAGTTTCCGGAGCGCCTCGTCCGCGCTCTTCGCTTCAGGGACCGCGTTGCGGTAGTCTTCGTGATGGACCAGGTCGGTCAGGCCGTTGTAGGCGCGGATGCCGGTCACCGTCACTTCCGTTGAGGCGTAGTGGATGGTGTCCCCTACCTTTACGTCGGCATAGCGCTCTGCATTGGGCCGCACGTCGATCGTTTTGCGTCCCTCCCTGACCGCAGTCTCCCATTCGGGCTTGAGAACAAAACGGAATGATTTCTTGACGATCATGTCGCGCCTCCTCCCGTGTGGCAGTCTCTATAGAAATTGTATAGGGAAACAGGGGAAAAGTCTCGCGGCGGCGGAGCGAATTCGCCACCGCGGCGAGGATAGAGGCTTTTGACAGAGAGGTACAGGACACATTACGGTGGCGGCTATATTGACAATAGCAATACCTTTTTAGGAAAATGAGGATATGGAAATTAGAGACTTTGAATGGGACGATGACAATGTTGAGCACATAGCGAGGCATGGCGTATCGCCCGACGAGGTGGAAAGTGCCGCCTTCGATGATGAACCATGGGTAAAAAAGGGACGAGGGGGCACCAGATACCTGTTGGGATATACCGTTGCCGGACGATATCTTTTTGTTGTGTATGTCTTGAAGGGTAAGGGCAGGGCAAGGGCAATAACGGCAATGGACATGGATGATACAACGAGAAAACTCTACAAGAGAAGAGGAAAATAATGAAGAAGCTGCCGACGTTCAAGACGCAGGAGGAAGAGATACGGTTTTGGGAAAAGCATTCGATAGCGGAATACTGGGGAGACCTCGAGGAGAGCACCGATACGTTCGAGCGCCCGAAACTGACACCCGTGACATTGAAATTCGATCCGCTCGT from Nitrospirota bacterium encodes the following:
- a CDS encoding DUF362 domain-containing protein gives rise to the protein MDRRQFLKAAGVAGLSLALPPGLAPLVGDAAAAERVDLAVASGASPAKMVAAALEAMGGIKRFVSRGDVVVVKPNMGFDRTPEFAATTNPEVVAAVVKLCFEAGAKKVKIFDRSVNDPRRCYVQSGIADAAGALGADLRYMDDRKFRDFSIKGEALKEWPLYTELFEADKIINIPIAKHHSRAKLTMAMKNWMGVMGGSRSMIHQKLEESLADLALVIKPTLTVLDAVRVLTANGPQGGSLADVKRLDTVIAGIDQVAVDAYGATLFGMKGSDLGYVKIADKRGLGSMDLTRMKIRKIAV
- a CDS encoding 4Fe-4S binding protein; this encodes MKTFRRVSQGLFLLLFLFLFIQTEAKGRDELGYPVRLFLDFDPLIFITTLLSAHTVARAFYWSLIVIAITLLLGRVFCGWVCPLGTLNNMVGALGRRRGHAVGREWHRVKYLILTFLLVSSLFTLQLVGIMDPLSLLIRSLSLGIYPAFNATAHAAFDAIYRTDIRGLVGVSEAIYTGLKETVLAFQQPLYNQAALIGGLFLLVLGLNLVEKRFWCRYLCPLGALLGILSRFSLLKRSVSEGCSSCGACAAVCQGGAAPDKGSEWKDAECCYCLNCDDVCPKNAVSFGFRGKKAAAGMDLGRRRVVGAMAAGVVAVPLLRVSPLGRPGGSDPRLIRPPGAVDEKEFLKRCVKCGECMKVCITNGLQPTLLEAGLEGIWSPVLVPAIGYCEYRCTLCGQVCPTGAIRQLDQKEKAKVSIGTAMIDKGRCLPYAHGKPCIVCEEVCPTPKKAIWLEEVAVKDREGRTAAVEQPRIDLDLCIGCGICEAKCPVLGKPAIYVTSIGESRSRENRLLMGSGPYGS
- a CDS encoding BrnT family toxin, translated to MEIRDFEWDDDNVEHIARHGVSPDEVESAAFDDEPWVKKGRGGTRYLLGYTVAGRYLFVVYVLKGKGRARAITAMDMDDTTRKLYKRRGK
- a CDS encoding histone H1, yielding MAQKKPAAKKPAVRKSAAKKTAVKKPASSKKTAPKKAATGKKPAAKRTAAKKPAAKKAPSKKTSAKSAPKKATTKTKKAQPKATTKKKAPAAPKKAAGRKTSRKAVKKSAPRRAAISFIAAAQKTAPQKTVSKRATTARKNGLQQVIAKITTKAKKAAPRKVVEKIASAARKPEMKKPITLIIHRINGLYGY
- a CDS encoding ASCH domain-containing protein gives rise to the protein MIVKKSFRFVLKPEWETAVREGRKTIDVRPNAERYADVKVGDTIHYASTEVTVTGIRAYNGLTDLVHHEDYRNAVPEAKSADEALRKLHGVGLHDIPPHGVLAFEVAFVK
- a CDS encoding CopG family antitoxin, encoding MKKLPTFKTQEEEIRFWEKHSIAEYWGDLEESTDTFERPKLTPVTLKFDPLVLKKLKMLARKRGISYNAYIRLLLAKGVEKEILQK